Proteins co-encoded in one Methanobacterium veterum genomic window:
- a CDS encoding methionine adenosyltransferase yields MKKNIFVEKLIQKPIEQQEIEIVERKGIGHPDSISDGIAESVSRALCNAYIEQFGEIMHHNTDEVQITAGESDPVFGGGDIIKPMDILLTGRGIAEFHNEKNGKLEIKKMGLDRIAIAAAKEYLRENIINLDVETATVVECKIGHGSGDLTDVFKRKGEAPSSNDTSFGVGYAPFSETENIVLATENLLNSRDFKKKYPQVGEDIKVMGLRDDNHIVLTVASAMVSKYVNDLDHYIDVKAKVHDEVQKLAEKYTERNVEVYINTADVHDPENPSVYLTVTGTSAEMGDDGSVGRGNRANGLITPNRPMSMEATSGKNPINHVGKIYNLLSNKIANDITENVEGVKQVHIMLLSQIGKPINLPKAASVQMILENGYQLENVNKQVEEVTDYWLENITSITDMLVAGKIRTF; encoded by the coding sequence ATGAAAAAAAATATTTTCGTTGAAAAGCTCATTCAAAAACCAATTGAACAGCAAGAAATAGAGATAGTAGAAAGAAAAGGTATAGGACACCCAGACAGTATCAGTGACGGAATAGCAGAATCCGTAAGTAGAGCTTTATGCAATGCATATATCGAGCAATTCGGAGAAATAATGCACCATAACACTGATGAGGTTCAGATTACAGCAGGAGAATCAGACCCAGTATTTGGCGGTGGAGACATAATCAAACCTATGGACATCCTCCTTACAGGAAGGGGAATAGCCGAGTTCCATAATGAAAAAAATGGAAAATTAGAAATAAAGAAAATGGGTCTTGACAGAATAGCAATAGCCGCTGCAAAAGAATACCTAAGAGAAAATATAATAAACCTCGATGTTGAAACTGCTACCGTCGTAGAATGTAAGATAGGGCATGGATCAGGTGACTTAACAGATGTATTTAAAAGAAAAGGAGAAGCTCCTTCATCCAATGATACATCCTTCGGTGTAGGTTACGCGCCATTTTCAGAAACAGAAAACATAGTACTTGCTACAGAAAATCTCCTGAACTCTAGAGACTTTAAAAAGAAATATCCTCAAGTAGGTGAGGACATTAAGGTTATGGGGCTTAGAGACGATAACCATATCGTGCTTACAGTTGCTTCAGCTATGGTTTCAAAATATGTTAATGATCTTGATCATTATATCGATGTAAAAGCAAAAGTACACGATGAAGTACAGAAACTTGCCGAAAAGTACACAGAAAGAAATGTAGAAGTTTACATAAACACTGCAGATGTTCATGACCCAGAAAATCCTTCAGTTTATCTGACTGTTACTGGAACTTCCGCAGAAATGGGTGACGATGGTTCTGTAGGACGTGGAAACCGTGCTAACGGATTAATAACACCTAACAGACCTATGTCAATGGAAGCAACTTCTGGAAAGAACCCAATAAACCACGTGGGTAAAATATACAATCTCCTATCAAATAAAATTGCAAATGATATAACTGAGAACGTTGAAGGGGTAAAACAGGTACATATAATGCTTTTAAGCCAGATAGGAAAACCAATTAACCTTCCAAAGGCTGCAAGTGTTCAAATGATTCTGGAAAATGGATACCAGCTTGAAAATGTTAACAAGCAGGTAGAAGAAGTCACAGATTACTGGTTAGAAAATATAACAAGCATAACTGACATGCTCGTGGCTGGTAAAATCAGGACTTTCTAA
- a CDS encoding DUF192 domain-containing protein, with protein sequence MQNYPNSKHLMVINRTKSTVLGESEIADTFFSRLRGTMFKKELKRGLILKLPNTRSRSGSAIHMFFVRFPLDIIFADADRKVVDVVSIDPWKTYTPKKPAKYVIEMEEGTIESSCTEIGDELDFTCENAK encoded by the coding sequence ATGCAGAATTATCCAAATAGTAAACATCTTATGGTAATAAACAGAACTAAATCTACTGTACTTGGTGAAAGTGAAATTGCAGATACATTCTTCTCAAGATTAAGGGGAACAATGTTCAAAAAAGAACTTAAGCGCGGATTAATTTTAAAACTTCCAAATACTAGAAGTCGAAGTGGTTCAGCAATCCATATGTTTTTTGTAAGGTTTCCTCTGGATATAATTTTTGCAGATGCTGATAGAAAAGTAGTCGATGTAGTTTCAATCGATCCATGGAAAACTTATACTCCTAAAAAGCCAGCAAAATATGTCATAGAAATGGAAGAAGGTACTATTGAGTCATCATGTACTGAAATAGGGGATGAACTGGATTTTACGTGTGAAAATGCCAAATAA
- a CDS encoding HEAT repeat domain-containing protein — MAESENRDLNYLKGELENGDWRRREDAAELLAELADPQAVDPLIKALKDEDCHVREAAALSLGVFEDKKVIAPLIEALDDERASVRYAAAVGLSGAGDESAIDPLEKASNDENPVVKKVAQMALNSIKERQ; from the coding sequence TTGGCCGAATCAGAAAATAGAGATTTAAATTATCTTAAGGGTGAACTGGAAAATGGTGATTGGAGAAGAAGAGAAGATGCTGCAGAACTTCTTGCAGAATTAGCAGATCCCCAAGCTGTAGATCCTCTAATTAAAGCATTGAAAGATGAAGATTGTCATGTTAGAGAAGCTGCTGCTTTATCGCTTGGCGTTTTCGAAGATAAAAAAGTTATTGCCCCCTTAATTGAAGCATTGGATGATGAAAGGGCAAGCGTTCGGTATGCTGCCGCAGTAGGCCTTTCTGGAGCTGGAGATGAGAGCGCCATAGATCCACTTGAAAAAGCGTCTAATGATGAAAACCCTGTGGTAAAAAAAGTTGCTCAGATGGCTCTAAATTCAATAAAAGAAAGACAATAG
- a CDS encoding DNA polymerase ligase N-terminal domain-containing protein produces the protein MAKEDSLKKYREKRDIEKTPEPFTSEKVSDKPRFVVQKHDASKLHYDFRLEVNGVLKSWAIPKGPSTDPSQKRLAVPTEDHPLDYIDFEGVIPEGNYGAGTVIVWDTGTYRNLNKKKGHEVNMEESVNNGHVDIWLEGHKLKGGYALIRTGKGNRKFWLLLKKKDDKIDTGEDILIDQPESVLSGRTIEDII, from the coding sequence ATGGCAAAAGAAGATTCACTTAAAAAATATCGTGAAAAAAGAGATATTGAAAAGACTCCCGAACCATTTACAAGTGAAAAAGTTTCAGATAAGCCAAGATTTGTAGTGCAAAAACATGATGCAAGTAAACTACATTATGATTTCAGGTTGGAAGTTAACGGTGTTTTAAAGTCATGGGCAATTCCCAAGGGACCTTCTACAGATCCAAGCCAAAAAAGGCTTGCAGTCCCAACAGAAGACCATCCCCTGGACTATATTGATTTTGAGGGAGTTATTCCTGAGGGAAATTACGGCGCAGGCACTGTAATTGTCTGGGATACTGGTACTTACAGGAATTTAAATAAAAAAAAGGGGCATGAAGTCAATATGGAAGAATCCGTTAATAATGGGCACGTAGATATCTGGCTTGAAGGCCATAAACTTAAGGGAGGCTATGCACTTATACGTACAGGAAAAGGAAACAGAAAATTCTGGCTCCTTTTAAAAAAGAAAGATGATAAGATAGATACAGGCGAAGACATCCTGATTGATCAGCCGGAATCTGTATTAAGTGGTCGTACCATCGAGGACATAATATGA
- a CDS encoding dihydromethanopterin reductase (acceptor), with protein MKIAFGITGAGHLLSDSVELVEQLMTKHDVTVLLSAAGEEVLKMYGLYERIETITGGYYNELIREKDQRFSYPITGRFSLGKYDLLIVSPATSNTIGKIVSGIADSLVTNAVAQSGKGGIKTCIIPVDLESGDVETVLPSKLELDTCQKCEPCAAAAACPGNAITPGVEIDLLKCEGCGACAAACPFSAISAGKIITIHMREIDIENTKKLYDFEGIEVLGHPSDLKKIF; from the coding sequence ATGAAAATAGCCTTTGGAATTACAGGAGCAGGTCACTTACTTTCAGACAGTGTGGAATTAGTGGAACAGTTAATGACAAAGCATGATGTAACTGTTTTGCTTTCAGCCGCTGGCGAAGAAGTTCTTAAAATGTACGGACTTTATGAAAGAATAGAAACAATAACCGGCGGATACTACAATGAATTAATCCGAGAAAAAGACCAACGGTTCAGTTATCCTATAACAGGACGATTTTCACTGGGAAAATATGATCTTCTCATTGTATCCCCTGCAACTTCAAATACAATTGGAAAAATTGTAAGTGGTATTGCAGATTCACTGGTTACAAATGCAGTCGCACAATCTGGAAAAGGCGGCATTAAAACATGTATAATCCCCGTAGATCTTGAATCAGGGGATGTTGAAACTGTACTGCCATCCAAACTGGAATTAGATACATGCCAAAAATGTGAGCCATGTGCCGCTGCAGCAGCTTGTCCCGGCAATGCAATAACTCCAGGGGTTGAAATAGATCTCCTTAAATGTGAAGGCTGTGGTGCATGTGCAGCAGCATGCCCCTTTTCAGCGATTTCAGCTGGGAAAATAATCACTATCCACATGAGGGAAATTGACATTGAAAACACCAAAAAACTCTATGACTTTGAAGGTATAGAAGTTTTAGGGCATCCTTCTGATTTAAAAAAGATTTTTTAG
- the glyA gene encoding serine hydroxymethyltransferase, which translates to MYENQKYALKIKEVTKEHHRWMENSINLIASENITSTDVREALASDLSHRYAEGLPGERLYEGCEYIDEIENLTIDLSKKLFNAEHANVQPNSGVVANLASFFALTNYNDLLMALNVPVGGHISHAEVSAAGIRGLRIKSHPFNSETMNIDADAMKKEIIKNKPKMVLLGGSLFLFPHPVEDAREAADEVGAKVMYDGAHVLGLIAGGQFQDPLKEGADILAGSTHKTFPGPQGGIILCKEDIKNKIDTAVFPGVVSNHHLHHVAALGISMAEMLEFGKDYASQTVKNAKALAQSLYELGFDVLCEDLGFTESHQVAMDVKKIGSAAKMAKDMEANNIILNKNLLPWDDRKRTDDPSGIRVGTQEITRRGLKEAQMEEVAEFIKKVAMEGKDVKAEVTEFMNQYNTVHYCFREDLAYKYIDF; encoded by the coding sequence ATGTACGAAAATCAAAAATATGCTCTTAAAATCAAAGAAGTTACTAAAGAACATCACAGGTGGATGGAAAATAGTATAAACTTAATTGCAAGTGAAAATATAACCAGTACAGATGTAAGGGAAGCTCTGGCATCGGATTTATCCCACAGATATGCAGAAGGTTTACCTGGTGAAAGGCTCTATGAAGGCTGCGAATACATAGACGAGATTGAAAATCTAACAATTGACCTATCTAAAAAACTGTTTAATGCTGAACATGCCAATGTACAGCCAAATTCAGGGGTTGTTGCAAATTTAGCCTCATTTTTTGCCCTTACAAATTATAATGACCTCCTCATGGCTTTAAATGTGCCTGTAGGTGGCCACATAAGCCATGCTGAAGTTAGTGCTGCTGGAATAAGAGGTTTAAGGATTAAATCACACCCTTTTAACAGCGAAACAATGAACATCGATGCAGATGCAATGAAAAAAGAAATTATAAAAAATAAGCCAAAAATGGTTCTTCTTGGCGGTAGTTTATTCTTATTCCCTCACCCAGTAGAAGATGCACGTGAGGCCGCAGACGAAGTAGGTGCAAAAGTTATGTACGACGGAGCACACGTACTCGGTCTTATAGCTGGAGGCCAGTTCCAGGATCCTCTTAAAGAAGGAGCAGATATCCTTGCTGGAAGTACTCACAAAACATTCCCAGGTCCTCAAGGTGGTATAATCCTTTGTAAAGAGGATATAAAAAACAAAATAGATACTGCTGTATTCCCTGGAGTTGTAAGTAATCATCACTTACACCATGTAGCTGCTTTAGGCATAAGTATGGCAGAAATGCTGGAATTCGGTAAAGATTATGCATCGCAAACCGTTAAAAATGCTAAAGCTCTGGCACAAAGCCTTTATGAACTTGGTTTTGATGTCCTCTGTGAAGACCTCGGATTTACAGAATCCCACCAGGTCGCTATGGACGTTAAAAAAATAGGCAGTGCAGCTAAAATGGCAAAAGATATGGAAGCTAACAACATCATCCTTAACAAGAACTTACTCCCATGGGACGACCGTAAACGGACCGATGATCCATCAGGTATAAGGGTTGGTACACAGGAAATAACCCGCCGTGGATTAAAAGAAGCTCAAATGGAAGAAGTTGCAGAGTTCATCAAAAAAGTAGCCATGGAAGGTAAAGACGTTAAAGCTGAAGTTACAGAATTCATGAACCAGTACAACACTGTACACTACTGTTTCAGAGAAGATTTAGCTTACAAATACATTGATTTCTAG
- a CDS encoding DUF169 domain-containing protein: MNFDVYETESFVTAKNEIFCMHRKSSIFECPANMQSGAFLVPMGVYKNTPAVQRSWKNNLNVECGIFNAVIFAPLVKAEFEPDVIFVICSAKQGMEILHANAYDSGAHGIGADSGPICSSMAAVPYMTGKVTYGFGDVGSRQHMDINPEDIMATIPASELSRIMSNLEEMRTKKFFKET, encoded by the coding sequence TTGAATTTTGACGTTTACGAAACTGAAAGTTTCGTAACAGCAAAAAATGAAATTTTTTGCATGCACCGAAAATCTTCGATTTTCGAGTGTCCTGCAAATATGCAAAGCGGTGCATTTCTAGTTCCCATGGGAGTTTACAAGAATACCCCTGCAGTTCAACGTTCATGGAAAAATAATTTAAATGTAGAATGCGGGATTTTTAACGCTGTTATATTTGCCCCGCTTGTAAAGGCCGAATTTGAACCTGACGTGATATTTGTAATCTGCAGTGCAAAACAGGGAATGGAAATACTCCACGCAAATGCATACGATTCTGGTGCCCATGGAATAGGTGCTGATTCAGGGCCAATATGCAGTTCAATGGCTGCAGTTCCTTATATGACTGGAAAAGTCACCTACGGTTTTGGAGATGTGGGCTCAAGACAGCATATGGATATTAACCCCGAAGATATCATGGCTACTATACCTGCAAGTGAATTGTCCCGTATAATGTCCAATCTAGAAGAAATGAGAACTAAAAAATTCTTCAAGGAAACGTGA
- a CDS encoding DUF169 domain-containing protein — translation MDYNELGNKLKEILKLENDPVAIKWSVKEPRDIEKEECKSRFCAKVDKAMQGETFYATAEEEECMGGARYSGLKDPKEFCQNS, via the coding sequence ATGGACTACAATGAACTTGGAAATAAATTAAAGGAAATCTTGAAATTAGAAAATGATCCAGTTGCTATAAAATGGTCTGTAAAAGAACCGAGGGATATTGAAAAGGAAGAATGCAAATCTAGATTTTGCGCCAAAGTAGACAAAGCTATGCAAGGTGAAACATTTTATGCAACTGCTGAAGAAGAGGAATGTATGGGCGGTGCAAGATATTCTGGACTTAAAGACCCGAAAGAGTTCTGTCAAAATTCTTGA
- a CDS encoding CoB--CoM heterodisulfide reductase iron-sulfur subunit A family protein yields the protein MAEEKKVETSEEPRIGVYVCHCGINIGGVVDVVAVRDYAATLPNVVVAEEYKYFCSDPGQEKIQKDIKEKGLNRVVVAACSPRLHEPTFRRCVSEAGLNPFLFEFANLREHDSWVHMDEPEAATEKAKDLTRMAIAKARLLEPLTAEKVSVTNTAMVIGGGVAGIQSALDLADMGFKTYLVEKNPTIGGRMAQLDKTFPTLDCSMCILAPKMVDAGKHENIELLAYSEVKDVDGYIGNFKVTVERKPRYVDEDLCVGCGSCVDVCPIEIPNYFDEGIGMVKAAYIPFPQAVPLLATIDKDYCIECGLCDQICERGAVQHDQVAEEVELDIGTIIVATGYDQFDANEKLEYGYADNANVITGLEIERMINASGPTEGHVLKPSDGKHPKSVAFILCVGSRDEKVGNEYCSRVCCMHSMKNAQLVKDHEPDTEVTIYYMDIRAFGKGFEEFYKRSQEKYGIKFVRGRPAAILGNPDQTLTVRAEDSLLGRVTEYNYDMVVLAAGLVPPAGANELRQTIGLSKSADGFLMEAHPKLRPVDTLTEGVFLAGVAQGPKDIPDSVAQASGAAARAAIPMVKGEVEIEPITAYTDEDVCGACAVCVELCPYGALAIDEGHATVNIALCHGCGTCAAACPSGAMDQSHFKTDQIMAQIEAAMGGTGAQSK from the coding sequence ATGGCAGAAGAAAAAAAAGTAGAAACTAGTGAAGAACCTAGAATAGGTGTATACGTTTGTCACTGTGGTATCAACATCGGTGGTGTTGTTGACGTAGTGGCAGTTAGAGATTATGCAGCCACACTTCCAAACGTTGTTGTAGCTGAAGAATACAAATATTTCTGTTCAGACCCAGGTCAGGAAAAGATCCAGAAAGATATTAAAGAAAAGGGCTTAAACAGAGTAGTAGTAGCAGCATGTTCACCAAGGCTCCACGAGCCAACATTCAGAAGATGTGTATCAGAAGCAGGATTAAACCCATTCTTATTTGAGTTTGCAAACTTAAGAGAACACGATTCATGGGTACACATGGATGAACCTGAAGCAGCAACTGAAAAAGCAAAAGACTTAACAAGAATGGCAATTGCAAAAGCAAGATTATTAGAACCTTTAACCGCTGAAAAAGTTAGCGTTACAAACACAGCTATGGTTATTGGTGGAGGAGTTGCAGGTATTCAATCTGCTCTCGATTTAGCTGATATGGGATTCAAAACTTACTTAGTCGAAAAGAACCCAACCATCGGGGGAAGAATGGCTCAGTTAGATAAAACATTCCCAACTCTCGATTGTTCAATGTGTATTCTCGCACCTAAAATGGTGGATGCAGGAAAACACGAAAATATTGAATTATTAGCTTACTCAGAAGTTAAAGATGTAGACGGATACATTGGTAACTTCAAAGTAACCGTAGAAAGGAAACCAAGATACGTAGACGAAGACCTCTGTGTAGGATGCGGATCATGTGTAGACGTCTGCCCAATAGAAATACCAAACTACTTCGACGAAGGAATTGGTATGGTCAAAGCAGCATACATCCCATTCCCACAAGCAGTACCTCTCCTCGCTACAATCGATAAAGATTACTGTATCGAATGTGGTCTCTGTGACCAGATATGTGAAAGAGGAGCAGTTCAGCACGATCAGGTAGCTGAAGAAGTTGAACTCGACATTGGTACAATCATCGTTGCAACCGGTTACGACCAGTTTGATGCAAACGAAAAACTCGAATACGGATATGCAGATAACGCAAACGTTATCACCGGATTAGAAATCGAAAGGATGATTAACGCATCAGGACCAACAGAAGGTCACGTATTAAAACCATCTGACGGTAAACACCCAAAAAGCGTTGCATTCATATTATGTGTCGGTTCAAGGGACGAAAAAGTCGGTAACGAGTACTGTTCAAGGGTTTGCTGTATGCACTCCATGAAAAACGCTCAGCTCGTTAAAGACCACGAACCAGATACTGAAGTCACTATCTACTACATGGATATAAGGGCATTCGGTAAAGGATTCGAAGAGTTCTACAAACGGTCACAAGAAAAATACGGTATCAAATTTGTTAGAGGCCGACCAGCAGCAATTCTCGGAAACCCAGACCAGACCCTTACAGTAAGGGCAGAAGACAGCTTACTTGGAAGAGTAACTGAATACAACTATGATATGGTTGTACTCGCAGCTGGACTCGTACCACCAGCAGGTGCTAACGAGTTAAGACAGACCATCGGGCTCTCCAAGAGTGCAGACGGTTTCTTAATGGAAGCTCACCCAAAACTCAGGCCTGTAGACACACTCACTGAAGGTGTATTCCTTGCAGGTGTAGCACAAGGACCAAAAGATATTCCTGACTCCGTAGCACAAGCATCAGGTGCTGCAGCAAGAGCAGCAATTCCAATGGTTAAAGGTGAAGTGGAAATTGAACCAATTACTGCATACACCGATGAAGACGTATGTGGTGCATGTGCAGTTTGTGTAGAACTCTGTCCATACGGAGCTCTAGCAATAGACGAAGGCCATGCAACCGTTAACATAGCTCTCTGTCACGGATGCGGAACATGCGCAGCAGCATGTCCATCTGGAGCAATGGACCAGAGCCACTTCAAAACTGACCAGATTATGGCCCAGATTGAAGCTGCAATGGGCGGAACCGGAGCACAATCCAAATAA
- a CDS encoding molybdopterin oxidoreductase family protein — protein sequence MKNPPGSIDDLNHVRQTHDSIKEVWGQRTPHRGEWPVRKDERILEEPDEWIQSACLLCSNDCGLDIGVKDGKIVGVRGRVEDRVNKGRLGPKGLHGWIANQSSERLTKPLIRKNGKLEEVSWDEAMNLIVDRSREIRDKYTGNAFGFYTTGQLFIEEYYNIGIIGKAGLGTPHMDGNTRLCTATAAQALMETFGSDGQPGSYADIDVTDTIFLMGHNMASQQTVLWMRILDRLAGDDPPKLIVVDPRVTYSAEKADIHLAPKVGTNVALMNGILNLMIEAGNIDQDYINAHTTGFDKLKEIVSKWTPDKVESVTGVPADQLKQTAKIIGTTSTLFSTVLQGVYQSMQATAAACQVNNMHLLRGLIGKHGSGILQMNGQPTAQNTRETGDDGALPAFRNWDNPDHIAELEKLWNVEHGTVPGWVPPTHAMQIFRYAEQGSIKMLWIVATNPAVSLPELGRIRKILSKEDLFVVVNDAFLTETAELADVVLPAALWGEKTGTYTNTDRTVHISYKAIDSPGEAKSDLNIFLDYAKRMDFRDKDGDPLLKWNDPESTFEAWKKCTVGKLVDYTGITYEKLTGGSGIQWPCNEDHPEGTERLYEDSNFRTYPDICENYGHDLVTGAVITPQEYKAKGYNGKAILKEVDYQPPHEIPDDEYPLCLTTGRVVYHFHTRTKTARSQELNNAAPDVFVQISEEEAEKYGVSKGDKLEIQSRRGKAQGPALIGDIIPGHVFMPFHYGYWDNPGRPRAANELTITEWDPVSKQPYYKYAAVKIRKIEEYSRPEESEHEGLGEKIIKRIKKMGSDEQGQIRPVQEEKVAEKEKEKIHIADYIGLIHQSEQQLEQAFKDVAEHHKEEPDVYAACNLLASWSKIHYGKIEKFKDHYSEHKENEPQDLRKEIFHGPRSGGVGLVRDLHDLWLLANESHISWIVLLQAAKSLRDKELESVCEECDQQNRRQMAWILTRIKQAAPQALVVPS from the coding sequence ATGAAAAATCCGCCAGGTAGTATAGATGATTTAAATCATGTAAGACAAACACATGATAGTATTAAAGAGGTATGGGGCCAAAGAACTCCTCATAGGGGTGAATGGCCTGTAAGAAAGGATGAAAGGATTCTGGAAGAGCCGGATGAATGGATACAATCAGCATGTCTATTATGCTCAAATGATTGTGGTTTAGATATTGGGGTTAAAGACGGTAAAATAGTGGGCGTTCGGGGGCGTGTAGAAGACCGTGTAAACAAAGGCCGTCTTGGACCAAAAGGACTTCATGGATGGATTGCAAATCAAAGCTCAGAGAGACTTACAAAGCCTTTAATACGGAAAAATGGAAAGCTTGAAGAAGTGAGCTGGGATGAAGCAATGAATCTAATTGTTGATCGTTCCAGGGAAATTAGGGATAAATATACAGGCAATGCATTTGGATTTTATACCACTGGTCAGTTATTTATTGAAGAATATTATAATATAGGGATTATAGGCAAAGCTGGACTGGGAACGCCCCATATGGATGGTAATACTCGATTATGTACTGCTACTGCGGCCCAGGCATTAATGGAAACGTTTGGATCAGATGGACAACCTGGTTCCTATGCAGATATAGATGTCACAGATACGATATTCTTAATGGGACATAATATGGCGTCTCAACAAACTGTTTTGTGGATGAGAATTTTAGATAGGCTCGCTGGAGATGATCCTCCAAAATTGATTGTTGTTGACCCAAGAGTGACATATTCTGCAGAAAAAGCTGATATTCATTTAGCCCCTAAAGTAGGCACAAACGTTGCCTTGATGAATGGAATTCTAAATTTAATGATTGAAGCAGGCAATATAGATCAGGACTATATTAATGCACATACAACGGGGTTTGACAAATTAAAAGAAATAGTTTCCAAATGGACTCCTGATAAAGTAGAAAGTGTTACAGGAGTACCCGCAGATCAATTAAAGCAAACCGCAAAAATTATAGGAACTACCTCAACCTTATTTTCAACGGTATTACAGGGAGTTTACCAGTCAATGCAGGCGACTGCAGCAGCATGTCAGGTTAATAACATGCATCTACTTAGGGGGCTTATTGGAAAACATGGATCTGGAATATTGCAGATGAATGGGCAGCCTACAGCTCAAAATACTCGTGAAACTGGGGATGACGGTGCTTTACCTGCATTTCGTAATTGGGATAATCCTGATCATATAGCAGAACTTGAAAAACTTTGGAATGTAGAACATGGAACAGTTCCTGGATGGGTTCCTCCGACTCATGCCATGCAAATATTTAGATATGCAGAGCAGGGTTCAATAAAAATGCTGTGGATCGTGGCAACAAATCCTGCAGTTTCATTACCTGAACTTGGTAGAATTAGGAAGATACTTTCCAAAGAGGATCTTTTTGTAGTTGTAAATGATGCATTCCTTACAGAAACGGCTGAACTTGCAGATGTAGTGCTGCCTGCAGCTTTATGGGGTGAAAAAACAGGTACGTATACAAATACAGATCGTACAGTGCATATTTCATATAAAGCGATAGATTCACCGGGTGAGGCGAAATCTGATCTGAATATATTCCTTGATTATGCTAAAAGAATGGATTTTCGCGATAAAGATGGGGATCCCCTTCTTAAATGGAATGATCCAGAAAGCACATTTGAAGCATGGAAGAAATGTACAGTGGGCAAATTAGTTGATTATACAGGAATTACTTATGAAAAATTAACTGGGGGTTCTGGTATTCAATGGCCGTGCAATGAAGATCACCCTGAAGGTACTGAACGACTTTATGAGGACAGTAATTTCAGAACTTACCCGGATATTTGTGAAAATTATGGGCATGATCTGGTAACTGGTGCAGTTATAACACCTCAGGAATATAAGGCAAAAGGTTATAACGGCAAAGCAATTTTAAAAGAAGTAGATTACCAGCCTCCACATGAAATTCCTGATGATGAATACCCTCTGTGTTTGACTACTGGACGTGTAGTTTACCATTTCCATACACGTACTAAAACTGCAAGATCACAGGAGTTAAATAATGCAGCTCCTGATGTTTTTGTACAAATATCGGAAGAAGAAGCTGAAAAATACGGTGTAAGTAAAGGAGATAAGCTTGAAATTCAATCAAGGAGGGGTAAAGCACAGGGCCCAGCTTTAATTGGTGATATTATACCTGGACATGTTTTCATGCCGTTCCATTATGGATATTGGGATAACCCAGGGCGTCCAAGAGCTGCAAATGAGCTTACAATAACTGAATGGGATCCTGTAAGTAAACAACCATATTATAAGTATGCTGCAGTAAAAATCAGGAAAATTGAGGAATATAGCCGGCCGGAAGAATCTGAACATGAAGGCTTGGGCGAAAAAATCATAAAACGCATAAAAAAAATGGGGTCTGATGAACAGGGACAAATAAGGCCTGTACAAGAAGAAAAAGTAGCGGAAAAAGAGAAGGAAAAAATTCATATAGCAGATTATATAGGCCTTATTCATCAAAGTGAACAGCAGCTTGAACAGGCATTTAAAGATGTAGCTGAGCATCATAAGGAAGAACCTGACGTTTATGCAGCATGTAATTTGCTTGCATCATGGTCTAAAATTCATTATGGAAAGATTGAAAAATTCAAAGATCATTATTCTGAGCATAAAGAAAATGAACCTCAAGATTTAAGAAAAGAAATTTTCCATGGGCCTCGTTCGGGAGGTGTGGGTCTTGTACGTGACCTCCATGATCTCTGGTTACTTGCAAATGAGAGCCATATATCGTGGATAGTTTTACTTCAAGCTGCAAAGAGTTTAAGGGATAAAGAGCTAGAATCAGTATGTGAAGAATGTGATCAGCAGAATAGGCGCCAAATGGCATGGATTTTGACACGTATTAAACAAGCGGCTCCACAAGCGCTTGTAGTACCATCGTAG
- a CDS encoding DUF2795 domain-containing protein codes for MKALKGMNYPASKQDLVQKAKQNNASQDVIQTIEKLPQDQFNSPTDVQKAWGQGRK; via the coding sequence ATGAAAGCTTTAAAAGGTATGAATTACCCTGCAAGTAAACAAGATTTAGTACAAAAGGCAAAACAGAATAATGCAAGTCAAGATGTAATTCAAACTATAGAAAAATTACCACAAGATCAATTTAACTCTCCTACTGATGTTCAGAAAGCATGGGGACAAGGAAGAAAATAA